DNA from Sorangium aterium:
CGCGGGTCCCGCCGCCGCCCCCGTCCCGTGCTCGGGCTGCAGCAAGCTGATCGATCCGCTGCGCGCGGGGCAGGTGGCGATCTTCGATCAGCGCTTCCATTACTTCTGCAACGCGCGGTGCCGCCACGCCTTCCTCGGTGAAGCGGCGCCTGCGCCGGGCGACGGCCGGCCTGCTGGCCTCGCGGCGTCGGGCGCGCCCTTCGCCGGCGCTCCTCCCCGGGGGCTCCCGTCGGGCGCGCCGCCCGGCGCCGGCGGGCACCACGCCTCCGCGGCGCGCGCCGAGCCCGCGCGGGCGAGCGCCGACGAGGGCGCGGCGCGCGTCGCGGACCTCGACGCGCCGATCGTCGACGCGTTCCCGCCCGTGTCGCTCGACGAGAAGCTCCCGGACCTGCCCGTCCTCGACGACGATCGCGCGCTGCTCGAGCCCATCGGGAACACCATCCTGAGCGAGGAGCCGCAGCGCTACGATGCGGTCGAGGCGCGGGACATCGGCGCGCTCCTGCTCGTGCTCGCGATCATCGCTGGGACGCTGGCCGTCGCGCTCACCCTCGCCGGGGACGCGAAGCTCGTCATCGGCGCGCGCATCGTGCTCGCCACGGTGAGCGCCGGGATGCTCCTCGGCCGCGCCGCCACGACCGCGCGCGACGCCACCGATCCGCACCCGGCGCCGATGCTCGCGCCCGTCCTGGGTGGGCTCGTGGCCGCCGTCTGGGCCCTCTTCGGTCAGGACCGCGCCCTCGCGGCCGAGGCCGCGTCGCTCGCCGGCGTGATCGCCACCGCCAGCGCGATCAGCGCGTGGCTCATCGAGAGCGCCCGACATCGCGTGTTCGCGGAGCGGGCGTGGATCGGATCCGTGCTCTCGACGCCGGCGCGCCGGCCGCCTGGCGCGTGGGCGCAGGGTCAGGCGCCTGCCGACCGCGCCTCGCAGCGCGGCAGCGACGGCGGCTCTCTCGAGGGCGCCGGGGATGAGCTCTACGAGCTGCGACCGGGCGAGGGCGTCCAGGTCGACGCGGGGGAGGTCGTCCCCGTCGACCTCGTCGTCACGGGCGGCGATGTCGAGGTCCTCCCCTGGATCGGCGCGACCACGCCGACCCGCCGCCGCGACGGCGACCCGGTCGTCGCCGGGGCCACCGTGGTCCGGGGTCGCCTCGTCGGCGCGTGCACCTTCTCCGGCGGCGATCGCGCGGTCGCGCGCGTCCTGCTCGACGCCCGCCGGCGCGCGGACGCCCTCGCGCCCATCGCGCAGGCCTCCCGCGCCCTGACCGAGCGCTGGGCGATCGGCGCCGCGGCGATCGGCGCGCTCTCCGCCTTCGTCGCCGGGCGCGCTCCGGTCGAGATCGCGATGACCGCGGCCGCCGTGCTCGCCGCGCTGTCCACGGCGATCACGGCATCCATCGCGTCGGTGCACGTCGCGCGGGGCATCTTGCTCGGGCTCCGCCGGGGCATCGTCTACAAGAGCGCCGACGCCTGGGATCGCGCAGGGAAGACCTCGGTCGCCGTGTTCTGCGCCCGCGGCACGCTGCTGCTCGGCGAGCCCGAGCTCGCGGAGCTGGAGGCGACCGGGCAGAAGCTCAAGCCGAGCGACGTGCTGGCGCTCGCGGCCGGGGCGGAGCGCACCGAGGAGCACCCCGTCGCGACGGCGATCGTCCGCGCCGCGCGCGCCCGCGGCTTGCGGCCCGACGGCGTGCGCAACCCCAACTTCCACC
Protein-coding regions in this window:
- a CDS encoding HAD family hydrolase, coding for MVASRAAGPAAAPVPCSGCSKLIDPLRAGQVAIFDQRFHYFCNARCRHAFLGEAAPAPGDGRPAGLAASGAPFAGAPPRGLPSGAPPGAGGHHASAARAEPARASADEGAARVADLDAPIVDAFPPVSLDEKLPDLPVLDDDRALLEPIGNTILSEEPQRYDAVEARDIGALLLVLAIIAGTLAVALTLAGDAKLVIGARIVLATVSAGMLLGRAATTARDATDPHPAPMLAPVLGGLVAAVWALFGQDRALAAEAASLAGVIATASAISAWLIESARHRVFAERAWIGSVLSTPARRPPGAWAQGQAPADRASQRGSDGGSLEGAGDELYELRPGEGVQVDAGEVVPVDLVVTGGDVEVLPWIGATTPTRRRDGDPVVAGATVVRGRLVGACTFSGGDRAVARVLLDARRRADALAPIAQASRALTERWAIGAAAIGALSAFVAGRAPVEIAMTAAAVLAALSTAITASIASVHVARGILLGLRRGIVYKSADAWDRAGKTSVAVFCARGTLLLGEPELAELEATGQKLKPSDVLALAAGAERTEEHPVATAIVRAARARGLRPDGVRNPNFHPGLGVTAVTSSGEDLCVGNRALMLEQRISIAAAESRVAELEALGRTVVLVAVGARLVGIIGLQDGLRPGARAAIQHLLDAQIEPVLMSGDARETCEAIGRSLDIDHIRPEILPADRGAEVRRLIDAGTSVAVLGHAGVDDAALGAADVSVALGAAGSAPADFSTVLASDDVRDAALSLALAHRTRLEARVGLALSVAPALVGAAVIAAFVLPPAYAPIASLLGGVMAVVHARALDAKS